A section of the Trachemys scripta elegans isolate TJP31775 chromosome 10, CAS_Tse_1.0, whole genome shotgun sequence genome encodes:
- the SOX8 gene encoding transcription factor SOX-8 encodes MLTMTEEHDKVLDPPCSPSGTASSMSHVDSDSDAPLSPAGSEGLGCAPPAPAPRPPAGPKGEPAEVDERFPACIRDAVSQVLKGYDWSLVPMPVRGNGSLKAKPHVKRPMNAFMVWAQAARRKLADQYPHLHNAELSKTLGKLWRLLSENEKRPFVEEAERLRVQHKKDHPDYKYQPRRRKSVKAGQSDSDSGAELSHHAGSQIYKADTGLGGVGDSHHHSDHTGQTHGPPTPPTTPKTDLHHGSKQELKHEGRRLVESGRQNIDFSNVDISELSSEVINMETFDVRELDQYLPLNGHSAMPADHGQNSSAGSYGPSYSHSANGTSGAAQVWTHKSPASVSPTLNETSQQRPHIKTEQLSPSHYSDQSHGSPTHSDYGSYSAQACATTASTATAAASFSSSQCDYTDLQSSNYYNPYSGYPSSIYQYPYFHSSRRPYATPILNGLSIPPAHSPTANWDQPVYTTLTRP; translated from the exons ATGCTCACCATGACCGAGGAGCACGACAAAGTCCTGGATCCGCCCTGCAGCCCGTCGGGCACTGCCAGCTCCATGTCCCACGTGGACTCGGACTCCGACGCGCCCCTGTCCCCCGCCGGCTCGGAGGGGCTGGGATGCGCCCCGCCGGCCCCCGCCCCGCGCCCACCTGCCGGCCCCAAGGGGGAACCGGCCGAGGTGGATGAGCGCTTCCCCGCCTGTATCCGGGACGCCGTGTCGCAGGTGCTGAAGGGCTACGACTGGAGCCTGGTGCCCATGCCCGTGCGGGGCAACGGATCGCTCAAGGCCAAGCCCCACGTCAAGCGGCCCATGAATGCCTTCATGGTGTGGGCGCAGGCCGCCCGCCGGAAGCTGGCTGACCAGTACCCACATCTGCACAACGCCGAGCTCAGCAAGACCCTGGGCAAGCTCTGGCG tttgTTAAGTGAAAATGAGAAACGTCCCTTTGTGGAAGAAGCTGAGAGGCTCAGGGTTCAGCACAAGAAGGATCATCCGGATTATAAATACCAGCCCCGGAGGAGGAAAAGTGTAAAAGCTGGCCAGAGCGATTCTGATTCAGGAGCCGAGCTCAGTCATCATGCAGGGAGCCAGATCTACAAAGCAGACACCGGGCTAGGAGGTGTGGGAGATTCTCACCATCACAGTGATCACACAG GGCAAACTCATGGACCACCCACCCCTCCTACCACCCCTAAAACGGATCTTCATCATGGGAGCAAGCAAGAGCTGAAACACGAGGGGCGCCGCCTAGTGGAGAGCGGCCGTCAGAACATAGACTTCAGCAATGTGGACATCTCTGAACTCAGCAGCGAGGTCATTAACATGGAGACCTTTGACGTGCGTGAGCTTGACCAGTATTTGCCACTGAATGGCCATTCGGCCATGCCGGCTGACCACGGGCAGAACTCCTCAGCAGGGTCTTACGGCCCTTCCTATTCCCATTCAGCCAACGGCACCAGTGGAGCAGCCCAAGTTTGGACTCACAAAAGCCCAGCCTCGGTGTCCCCTACTTTAAATGAAACCAGCCAGCAGAGACCACACATCAAAACGGAGCAACTCAGCCCAAGTCATTACAGTGACCAATCCCATGGGTCTCCAACTCACTCCGACTACGGTTCCTATAGTGCACAGGCTTGTGCCACCACGGCTTCAACCGCCACAGCGGCTGCCTCTTTCTCCAGCTCGCAGTGCGACTATACAGACCTCCAGAGTTCTAATTATTACAACCCTTACTCCGGGTATCCCTCCAGCATTTACCAGTATCCGTATTTCCATTCCTCACGGCGCCCCTACGCCACACCCATCCTGAACGGCTTGTCCATCCCTCCCgctcacagccccactgctaACTGGGACCAGCCTGTCTACACAACCCTGACGAGGCCTTAG